In Deltaproteobacteria bacterium, the following are encoded in one genomic region:
- a CDS encoding ABC transporter permease subunit (The N-terminal region of this protein, as described by TIGR01726, is a three transmembrane segment that identifies a subfamily of ABC transporter permease subunits, which specificities that include histidine, arginine, glutamine, glutamate, L-cystine (sic), the opines (in Agrobacterium) octopine and nopaline, etc.), which produces MDFLGVTANHYDAFFVGASMTAGISAVSIAAGMVLGLWLSFGLISRNRLIRRASVVYRSVWRGTPILVQLLIVFYLLPTIGLDV; this is translated from the coding sequence GTGGATTTTCTAGGCGTCACCGCGAACCACTACGACGCTTTCTTCGTCGGCGCGTCGATGACCGCCGGGATCTCGGCGGTTTCCATCGCCGCCGGCATGGTCCTGGGGCTGTGGCTCAGTTTCGGTCTGATCTCGCGGAACCGGCTGATCCGGCGGGCCTCGGTGGTCTACCGAAGCGTTTGGCGGGGCACGCCCATCCTGGTGCAACTCCTGATCGTCTTCTACCTGCTGCCGACCATCGGGCTGGACGTG